The genomic segment TTGGATTGAAGCTCTAGATGATGACGATTATTTAGGCATCTAGATGCTGATGTTCAATCTCCTAGATGATGCCGAAGATTGTAAATTTCTCTGTTGTATCTTTAATTTATTCAGGttgtttattaaaaatttctgttcaCATATTTCATCTCTGCTCCCTATCTTTTATAACTATGATCAATTTATATTTATCACCCACTTATTTCTTTACTACTCTTCATCTGCATTCTGAGAGAGCATCTCACGCTGGTCTCCTCCCATAGTGCTTCCCAGGGGCTGGTCTGTAGATGGCTGCTGGGCAGAATGCATCTAAGTCCCCTAGGATGCTTGTTAAAGATAGTTTCTCAAACCCCATCTCCAGAGATGTTTATACCTATTTCATGGTGATGAGAAATGGGGAGGCCAAGAAGGAAATTCCAGGTAAGCAAAAAGCATACACAAGCCCTGGATGTGGGAACCAGTTAGGCATGGCACCGGGTGTCATTGGTGGAGAGGGGTAGAGAGAGGAGTACCGTGAGAGGTGCGGGTGGTGAGCAGGGCATGGAGTGACTTTAAGTCATACAGGGGGGTTTGCATTTTATCCTGAGGATGGAGGACTTGCTGAGGAGTGATTAGAGGTTTGCATTTTAGAACGCACTTGAAACATGGAGAGAGATGGAATGGAGCAATGATTATTGCATGATCGAATTGGTTGTAAGGTATGTTGcaagttatttgttttgttgtgtgttaAAATGCCAAAATTTGTAAAGAATATTATTGAAAAATTAGAGTAGATTCAAGGTTTTTCCTATATCACTCAAGTGCACGGAGCTTTTTTTGTACTAGAAAGAGGCCACGTAAGAGCTCAGCCATTTGGAATTGTGAAGGTGTGGGAGTATGTTGTGCATGAGCCTTCATTCATATGTGCTGTGCAGAGGTAATGCTATGTGTTCAccaaatctcattttattttcctttattgggACATGCagaaagactacatttcccagtcttCATTAGTGTTAATCTGGGTTTGGCCAATAAGATTGGCCATTAAAAACTGCATATAGTTTTCAATCTTCTCTTTTCTTACATTGACTATATGTCCAACAGGAATATAGTGCTGGccatattttaatttgaattttctagtagccatattacaaaagtaaacagaaacaggtcgttttaataaaatttaaattttaataatatatttaactcAACATCTCTAAAATAAAGTTTCAATACTTTCAACATAAAATTAGCAGgataatttacattaaaaaaacacatagatATGGTGAAGGTGATGAAAAGGTAAAATCTTCCAGTTATAAGTCAAATAAGTCCTGGGGTTGTAATGTACAGCAAgaagtgactatagttaacaatactgtattatatatttgaaagttgctaaaagagtagatcttaaaaaatctcatcacaaggaaaaaaggaTGGAATGATGCacgatgatggatgttaactgaaCTGAAcacagtaatcatttcacaatcaTTAATGTGTACATCtaaaactaatatcagaatacctAGAACTAAAGGGCCAGCATGAAAAACAAGGGTCTCAGTGTTCCACCTTTGCAACCCCTTTGAAATATCAAGAACACTTGTTCACAGTCCCTCTCCTGTCTTATATTCTGCCTGTCCTTGAAGAGATTGCTCTTGCTCTGTACCTAGGAAAAATGAATGCTAAGTATAGTGGTAGCACCCTCTCTGTGTGAGCCACACATTAAAATTAGGACCCTCACAAGTAATAACTGAACTCTTACAAAGAATTACtctcaaaaataacaaaaaacttcTGTGAAATTAATATTATACTTTTAACCCCACCCAGTTgggaccagccacatttcaagctCTCAGTAGCTGCATGTGTTTAACCAGTCCCTGCTGGATGGCGCTGCTACAAAAAGGCAGAACCTCTGTCAGACTGGCTCTGTGAATGTCTGAGTGGGGCAAAGATCCTGCAGGATCCCGGTTGGACAGtaacatgagcaagaaataaaccaaaCTTTTGCATATTTGGGCTTTGTCTGTCTATTGCAAACAGCTCTTAATTACCTACCCCGGCTAGGCTCCCCGCTGGAATTTGAGAGACACTGAATTATAAACTGTGGAAAACAAAGCAGAGACCAGTTGGATCATTACTGTTAAAGTGAGTttggagctggggaggagggagaagacatAAGGGAACTGATGAGGGGCTTGTCACTGTTTGGATGAGAGGGATGAGTGACAGAAATGTTAGGTTTCTTGCTCTAACTGAGTAGGTGATGGCGTTTGAAAAGTAGGTGCAAGAGGCTGTAGGAGAAGCTAGTTTGGAAGCATAGCTGGTGAGTTTAGTTTCGTCGCTGTTGATTTTGAGGTGTCTGTGGACCACTGGTTCAAAGTTTACTTCAGTATTGGctgtctgctgtgtgccaggtcaCGTGCGATGGTCTGGCTCTGAAGGGAACACAACCTGGTTAAACAGACAATATGTAGATGTAAGACTAGTGGTAAACAATACCCGTAGTGCTCTTAGAGCCCCGATGACAGGGCCCTAGTCGGGGATTACAGGAGTGATGCCTCCAAGAAGGTTCTTTAGAGATGATACCTGCGTGGGGTCTTTAAGCATGAGAAGAGCAGAGTGACTGGGGCAGAGTGCGGGCAGATGTCCCAGTCCTTTCTGGCTGTTagaacaaaataccacagacggCATGGcttaaaaagaatggaaatttatttcttacagttctggaggctggaaggctgAAATCAAGGAGTTAACATGGTCAGGTGAGGGCCTCTTCTGGGGTGCAGActtcttgctgtatcctcaccTGGCAGAAGGGGCccaggagctctctggggtcacctttataagggcactaattccattcatgaggacTGTGCTCTCATGAGCTAATTACCTCCCAGTAGCCCTACCTGCTAGTCCCATCAGTTTGGGGCCtaggtttccatatgaattttggggggacacattcAGACCATAATAGCAGGGTATGAACAGAGAAACAGGAGGGGAGAATGTGGTGAAGGCATTCAGAGTAGAGAGGACGGCATGACCCAGGTGCTGGGGTCAAGAAGAGCATGGTGGTGACAACCGGGACGTCACTGTGACTGCAGGCGAAACACCAAGGAGGAAGCAGCATGGGGTAAAGCGGGAGCAGGGCGGGATCACGGAGGGTGCGTTTGTCCTGCCTGATCTTGCACCACGGATAGGTgttggagcagggctgggggacGGGGGCATCATCAGCACACAGGCGGACAGCTGTCTCAGGAACTGAGGAGAGAACCGAGGCCACATGCAGCCCTGAACCTGGGCAGGAAGGGAGTTCATCTGAGAACCTTCCTTCGGTGTCCAGTGAGGGAGAGGGCGTGGGAAGAGTCAGACGCCTCAAGACTTCCAGCACGGATGTCTGGGTGGGTGACGAGGCTGACTGGGGAAATCAAACATAGAGAAAAAGCAGCACATCTCAGGGGAGGAAGGCATGGAAGGCACCTGCCTCTTCCCTCCCACCAAATTCCCAGAAATGCACTGTAGtgggaaaatgaaataatggttCAGGACTGTAGGTATATATGCCTTTTTCTTGCCCTCCATTCCAAACAGAAGCAAATCTTTATTTTCATCCCCACCATTCAGGGGAAACTGGGAAATGAGCAACAGGATTTTAGTGAGAGGTGTCAAAGCAGGGAGGGTGTGAGAATCTCTCCGGGGCAGTTGCCTATGCAGGAGGTGGCCACGAGAATTAAGATTTAAGTGCCCAGAATGACACTGACGGGCGGGGATAAGGTGCTGGAGAAGCGGCCCCTGGGCTGGGGACTGGGAGAGAAGCACAGCAAAGCCATGGCCTCTGGGTGGGGCTAGAGCGCTTGGGAGAATGAAGGCATGCAGAGGACAGGCTTTCAAAAGCAGGGAGCCCGGGGGACTGGCCTGAGACTTCCCAGGGGCCTCCAGAAGTAGGGCACCACCGCACACTGGGCTATGGTGGGGGAAAACGGTTACGACTTGAAACTTGAAACTACTCTGGAATTGAATGTGATTCGGTTGTTGTTTTACTTGGGGTGGAATTTTCTCATACTTCAGGGTTTGCCCCAGAGTCTCTTTTCTGTGTCCTGGGGTGCACTGGGTCAGAGGCTGAGAGCAGGAGGGGCCCTCCCAGGCGTGTGGCTTGAGGAAGAGAAGAGTGCTCCTGTCTGATCCCTGGCTGACGTGAATCTCCCAAAGAAGCCTGCGTTTGTGCAGACTCGGGGCATTCCGGTCTGAAACCATTCCTGTCTTTTCCCAGCACCCTCTTCTTCCTGTTAAACCTCAGGTTGTATTTTGGGAGagggtcttttcttttccctgcgTGATCTTTAATGAAGACATGCCCTATTCCCATGGCCAttttttctatttgcttcttCTCTTCGGAAGGCACAAGCATTGGCCTGTAATACGACAGCCTCCGTCCTCTATTGTCTTGAAGGCAGGTAAACTGAGAGCTTGGACTTGGGGTGGGTCAAAGGTGTTTTTACTCAAAGGCGTGCTTTGCCAGGTTCTGTTGGCAAATCTACATACTCTTCCAAATAAAGAAGAGCTGAGCTCTTGGAAGTACTtataatgacaaaaaataaaacaaaatttcttccCGAACTTTATTATCACGAGTTGTTTTTAGTACAAGGTTTTAACAGAGCAGAGGGTAAGACTTACCATCTCTCCCAGtaacaatttataaaattaagttaATAAATACGAAAGTAGGTTTAGCCTTTTTTTTCAGTCATGTCCTGCACTCCTAAGGAGCAAAGAGGAGAAAATCTTGTATCTCTACTATTAAACTCAGAAATTTTCAGCTGCTTTTTCATACTATCTAGGAGTTCGCTAGGCAGAACCGATAATCATACTATTTCACCTTTCCCTAAGACTTAAGAAACATAAATAGATCCATAAATAGCTCATATAAATATAGGTTTaccatttaaataataaaattctcaAGTCTggaaacttgttttaaaaaaaatagaaaataaggcaTGTAATTCATTGAAATGGTGTCTTAGGCCCCAGAGTTATCTTGGGGTCTATTAAATACATAAGTAACTTAAAGCCCCTAGAAAAGCAATCAAGAGGTAAACTGGTAATCAGTCTAAACCTTCCTCCATGGGGATGGGCAAAGATGATCGAGATTTCATCTCTGAACTCAAGTGTTACCTCCGAATCTTTCATTGGATGAACTAGTTTAGGAACCCTAGTGAGGCTGGTCAGGAATGGGGCTGGGTCTATTCCCCAGAAAGCCTAGCTTTGGGGAGCAGGGATCAGACAGGAAGCTCTTAAGCCCTGCGGTGGACAATGGGCGTGACACAGGTGCAGCCCACAGCCACCAGCATCTTCTCCAGCCGGAAGGAGTGGGGGCAGTGCCGAGGCTCCCTTCGCAGGACCAGGATCTCTTGCTGGATGGGGACGGAATTCATGTCGTGGTCTACCTTCCCTTCAGCGCTGACGCAGCCTAAGTGGCGGCACTTGGCCTCCCAGATCACAGAGGGGTATCTCTCTGGGTCCTCGTTGCGTCTGCAGAGGAGATAGAAGCCAGGAAGAAAGTGAATTCCTGGGAAAGCAGGAAGGAAATCAAACAGGAATCAAGAAAGAGAGGTAAATTCACAGGGTGACAAATTATTGTCATTGCAAGTTCTCTCAGTGCTGTTAGTCTGAAAAAGAAGTAGTTTGGGGGAAAGCATGGGATTTGTATGCACATGAAATATTGCAGACAAAAAGACATTTAGTGTTTCcaaatgtctttgaagaatgAACAAAATGAGGTAGACTGAGACTACAGAGGGGATTTAAATTTGACACaaaggattattttttttaagggtaCATTTGATAGCTGGAAACAAGACCGAAGGAATTATCTAGGAATGAGATAGCTGTTCATCTGACTAAAGGAAGTGTCTTTGAAATAGGGAATGCATCAAAATTTTATCTGATGACACCTTCACGGAACAGCACCCAGAACTGATACAAAGGGCTGGAAACGAAGCATAAGCCCCTCTATAaccttctctttcctctcaccTCCAGCTGAGTATATGATTTGCTTTGACTTTTAAATTGACTTATTTGAACTCTTCTTAGTAATGGGAAGTAGAGAAGAAACCCTACAGACAGGTGAATCTACGGGCTTCACATTATTGAGGCTTATTTGCATAAAATCAAATtatcaaaatacattttgtatttaaCCCTTCATGGGGCCTAAATACTAGATGTACTTAAGGACACAGCAAATACAGCTCTGCTGGGGATGGACTCAAGACTGTCCAACTCAGAAagggatggaagtacaacatGACACTTTCTCTGCTGAGATTCAAGCTCTATTTTCCCAGGGCTAATATGagcaaacaaattttaaataacccCATAAAAATCCAAGTTAATTACTAGTTATTTTCAACAAATCTTCTCATCAGTAGCTTAGAATTCAAGCATTAATTCCATATGATAAATatcgatttttaaaaaatatattaacaaagGGTGAATCATAAATACTAGAGTGATGACCACCATGCATTTTGGGTGGGTTTTCGGTGTTGGTGACAATGTGACCTAACAGGATGGGTGTTTTGTGGAGGGTGGTGTCCTGTGCTCTATCAAAGCCTGTAGAATGAAAGTTTAGGAATCATTGCACAGTGGCCCTTCCAGGTCTGACTGATGATTCTGAGTAAAATCATCTTGACAGTCTGAGGCATAAAAGCCAGGAGAATACAGAGATTGTTGTACTGGGGCCCTTACTTACTGGAAAGTCCAAGGCGAGGTGGATCGGTTGCTGTAATCTGAGGGTCTTCTGGAATTTGTATTCCGGTTAAGGATGCTTAAATTGACCTTCACATGCTGCGGGAAGTTCTTGTCCTCAGTTTTCGGGCAACCTGGTGGTTGTGGGATGGCTATTGCTGCCTTCACGATAGCCACCAGACTCAGCAGCAGCAGAAGCGACTGGAACTGaatgaggaagagagggagaagttgGATCAGTGCGTGGATTTCATGAAAAAATTGTGATGATTGCAAGCCTGGTCACAGAGAACATACCATGTTCCAGGACAATCTATATGACATTTTCAGAGCAGTTACATGAAAAACTCATTAGATGACCTGAATTATGTTCAAGACTGGAATTTTACCAGTCTTGAACACACTTCTTTTGACTTAAGAAAGACGTGTTACTTATTGGCTGGCAGTAATTTTAGTAAAAAACGGCAAGTCTTCATCCTGTCAGTACATGCATCATTGTCAGATCATCAGAAAAATGACTTTGATTTTCTAGGAGGAAATGCCCTAAATGTTATTCTCTGTTGTAGCATTCTGTGAAGCCCTGTGCGATGGTAAATGTGTACCTTAGGAGAAAGTGCTGTAGAAAATCCATGTAGTGTCAGTATTTGTGTTAGAAATGCTGTTGGTACCACTGGTAACGATCCATCCAGAACCTGCCTCCCCCTTATGCTCTCTTacacattttccaattttttaaaatttatgtctaTTGATTCTATAATCAGATTGGGTTGCAAAACgatgttttaaattaaatatttttaaactagaaaGATCCTTTACTCGAAACCACAATTATACATGTATCTAATTAGAATAAATGGGTTGGGCGTTCCAAGACTATGGTATGATAATAATAggataatggaaaaaaaagtcactACTACCACTTATTAAATCCTCAAGGAGTGACCCATCTTATTTTGGAGTAAAGAAAAACGCTCCTAGAGAAACCTATTGAATCCCTTGCACTCAGAAAAGCAGATTTTCACTAAACATTGAAACACAACACCATCTGACATGTGACACTTCTTGTGTGGTTTAGCCCCAATATAACTATCTTTCAGTTTTAATCTCATCTTGCAAACTGATAAGTATCAATTCTTGAGAATGTTGTACAATGACAAGAATCTACCAAAACTTTCATTTCCTATCCTAGATACATACACATTATTCTTGGGTCTCCATAGCTAGAATCCAGATTTTCATGCCCGCTGTCCAGAAATACTATCTGGTCCCAATCCCCAAGAGCACAGCACGTTAGTGCAGGACTCACCACGGATGGAGTTCTCACAGGGGCCATTGTAGTTTCTTCCAATTACCTGGCGCTGGATGAGCTGGTGCCTGCTGTGAGATGCATAAAGTGTAGCGctatcttctctctttttatagGACTCTGCTCCTTCTGTGGTCACTTGCGTTGGCGTGTCGGAGTAGGTTCAGGGTGACACCATTTTAGTTAAAAGTTCCATCCCCAAATGAGGTCAGAGAAGAACCTCCCCTTCATGATGGGTAATATTTGCtttggaaggaaaagagaaagggcagAAATTCATATTTCTATAGAAATATGCCCTCTCTTTTTGCTTTAAGGAACTATATTACTTGTCAGAAGCTGAGTAAAGATGCTTTACTAATGAGCTGATATCATTCATTTATGGGCACATATATGAAGCTGCTGTAAGAACTGTGCTCTATTTTAATGGCTTATGGGGAAAGAAAAGTTTGACATAACATTTAAGTCTTCTGGTGTCATGTACCTTGACTTCCCATTTGATAATTCCTTTCTCCACCAGATTCCCTAGACAGATATTGTGGAAACCATTCCAGAAAGTACTGAAGGTCTTGccatataaacaaacaaaaattgaataaaaaatttaatgatgACAGGATACAGTATTTCACTGAATTAAGACCAGCTTTGTTGAACGCTTACTGGGTTCAAGGAATGAATAAGTAGGTTCAGGAGACATGAGATTTACTAACAAAGGCAGGTCTAACACTGCATGTGACCAAGCAGCTTATGAACTCCTGCAGTTCTGCAGGAGGAGTGAGATGGAGATGGGGAGGGACAAAGGAAGGAGTTGAAAATGGAGACTAGAGATGGAAGAAAGGtgatggaggtagagaaaaaagAGGGCAATGGACAGTAGAGAATGATAAGACCAGGAAggcggaggaggagggaagggagggaggaaggaaggagaggaggtggctctctcctttcctccctacTCTCTAGCGGAGCTGGACTTTGATTTCAGGTCCATGGGAATAGCTCCTCCTCAGGAACACCGAGGACTCATAGACCGGTGACAAAGATGAGGGACCCGTGCATAAAGAAATGTGGCTGCCTACGTATCACCCTCAGTCTGCTCTCCCCCAGGGACTGAGCGATGGCTCCCAGGTCCCCTCAGCCGGTACCTCACGTTACACATGCTAATGCAGGGAGGCTGACTTGCAGTTCTAACTCAACAGCTGGTGTGTTTTAAGAAGTTTGCTGGACCTTCGGCCTGACTGCCCTGAAATTCATTCCTCCTTAGCCAGCTCTACTCTGTATCTCAGGTGACTGACCCTGCCAGCGACTCTGTCTCAGACTCCCCATCCGCTGGGCTCAGCCAAAGGGAAATTGCAGGACAGAAGAGTAGGAGTGGAGAGAATGACAGGGAGGGGGACTAAGAGGTCTTGGATCATTGCTTGCTCCCTGTGTCCCTCCAGTCTTGAGATGGACTGGCGCTTGCTGATGCCCGTATCAGTCACCATGGTAAGCCCTTCCTTACATTAAATTTCCACTGTTGCACATGCCGGCGGTAACTTCTTTTTTCTGGGCTAGACCCTGGCTGACCAGTGAGAGAGGCCACGAGCAGCTGAACCTCAGAGGTGCTGGGAGATGACTTTTATAGGCAAAGCAGATACAGATAGAAGAGGAAATAGGACGAAGCTTCTCCTGTTTTTCTGGTCTGGTGTTGACATCACCATATACCTTcgaagacatggagtcactgtgAGCTCTCCTGTCCCTCCCATACATATGATCAGGTCGCGATCCCAGAAGCTGCCACGTCTGTCACGCCTGTTGCTTATCCTCAGACATATGGCCATTCCTCTAATTTAGACTCTCACCCACCTGCACTGTTTTAATAGGCACCTTTGCTCTTCCCACTTGCTGTCTTCCATCTATCTTCAACATCTTTTTCCCTGTAATCATGATCATCAAAGCCTGGGTCTGATTATGTCGTTTCTTGTCCCATTAGCTGGTCCACAGAACAAAGTACAAACCCCTGAGCATTTAATGCTCATAGTATTTGAGTTAGTATTTGAAATGTACAATTTTTCTAACTTCACTCACCACGCTTCATGACCTGCGCTCCTGGcgtccttatttttctcttttgtaatgcCTACACACCTTTTGTTAAGGTATTATCTCTGAAATATCCTTCCCCATCTTTGGAGTGCCACTTCTTCCAGATTCTGTTCAAACATATCTTCTAAGTCTGGAGCTCTCTCTTGATTACCTTAGTGGGAATGAATACTCCCATATTATGTAGCTTATACCTATCTTTCTTGTAACTTTTGGTTCATTTTGTACTGTGTTTTGTTTGGCTGGAAAAAATATGTTTGAGATATAcatctatttccatttttaggttTTACAATGATCCTTTAAGGCCAGTGTATTATTGCTTGAGGGTTGCTGGTTTCTCTCTGGCACACAGCTGTTCATGCATATTCATGGTGTACTGTATGTCATTTGTTTACAGATCTGATTTTCTCACTAGACTGTGAGCTACCTGGAGACACATAGCCATCTTACTAGTCTAAATATCACTTAACATAGTGTCTATTAAGTAGTAAGTGTGCAGTGTCTTAACTGACAGTATGAATAACATTATTTGGGTAATTCAGAGTTTTGAATATTCTTTTTGAGACTCATTTGCATTCCAGCGACCATGTGGAGCTGTCTGATGACTTGAGACATCCCGATCCTTTCGAAAGCAGTGTGACAAGGTCATGGCCTGTTTCAGACCACCTCGGGGTGGGAACTTTCTTGCTTATCCTTTCTGACcaggatgaggtggaagagaatGTGTTCGCTGCCAGTTCTTTGGTTGACGGCTGAGAGGGAAAGACTGACTCCCATCTTCGCTGTGCCTGCCTCCTGTGCCAATGAAACCCAGTGTGCATGCTGTCCTTTGAAAGGCCAACCCTTGCTCTAAAATAAGGAATGGGGAAACAAGGTGGGTTTTCACAAAGTGCGATCGGTTTGAAGTGGTGGTGGGAGCCGGGTGTGTCCAGCTCTGAGGAGGACTGTGTCCCAGATGTACATGTGAGCTGGAAGCCTGTGCTTCCTGGAGGAACAGTCGGAAGCACAAAGAGGGtgtgtggagtggggaggggctctTCCCCTGTGTTTGTCCGCAGAGACGGCTGACTCAGCTTTGGCTGCCAGTGTGTGGAGGTAGAAGGAATGCCGGACTGAGAATCAGGGTGCCTAGAAGACTGGATGGAGGGCCCTTTTGTGTTCATCGTGGATCTGCCGTTAACTACTCCTACCCATGGGCACGTCATGTCTTTAAGGCTCAGTTGCCTTCTCAGTGAAATGAGTTTGTGCAACAGGTAATCTCTGagttttcagagaaaagaaataggaaataggaAAGATCTTTTCGTtgttgttaaaaaacaaataggAACAGTAAATGAAGGGTGATTATTTTGCTCAGTGATACTCCCTAAGTTTGTTATTCTTGCTTCTTTGAAGCCGTGGGCAGCAGGTGTCCACAAGTAATGGGGAACCACAGAttgggagctgggagctgggtgaGGGGGGAGAAGAGGGGCAGCTGGAGATAGAAATATTCTTGGGAGCCGAACTTCATGCATATGAAGTGA from the Manis javanica isolate MJ-LG chromosome 16, MJ_LKY, whole genome shotgun sequence genome contains:
- the IL17A gene encoding interleukin-17A, whose translation is MAPVRTPSVFQSLLLLLSLVAIVKAAIAIPQPPGCPKTEDKNFPQHVKVNLSILNRNTNSRRPSDYSNRSTSPWTFQRNEDPERYPSVIWEAKCRHLGCVSAEGKVDHDMNSVPIQQEILVLRREPRHCPHSFRLEKMLVAVGCTCVTPIVHRRA